The sequence GACCGGTTCCGCCACATCTACTAGCGTGGACGTTTGCCATCCATCGGGCGGGCCATTGCCGGTTCGCAGCCGGTAGACCTTGCCCGCCGGGCTGGCCGAATCCCCGGCCACGGTGCCGAAGTAGACAAGATCGGTGCTGAGTTTTCCCGTGCTGTTTTTGGATGGGATGTCCAGATCCACGCCAACGGGGCCTGAAATGAACGACCCCGCCTCCGTGAAAGCGAAAGGATCGCCTTGTGACGAGGCCAGGCCCGTGCTGTCCACGGTTTTGACGGCTTTTTCCACGTACAGCGCGCTGAGGTCCAGCACGAAGAGCTTGCCGGGCTGGTCGCTCTTTTCGCGCATGAGCGTGCTCCTGTCGGCGCGTCCGGAGGCGTCGGCCGGGCCGGAACCGAAGACCAAATACCATTTGTTCTCGTCCGCATTTTGTGCATTAGGGCTGCTCATGGGCATGACCGCAGGTATGCAGGTCGTGAAGCCCTGACCGGGCAGGGATATTTCAGCCAGCACGTTGGGCGGGGATTCCGGGTCGGTCACGTCCATGATCACATAGGCCGAGGATACGGTGCGGTCGAGGCCCTCTTTAAAGTCGTCGCCGTCGGTCTTGTCGATGTCCACCTCCATGGCCGCCCCACCCATGCGCATGCCCGCGACCAGAATGGTGCCCCAGCCGCCGGGGTATCTGGCTTCGTCTACGGACGTGACCCCGTCGGACATGACGAAAATCCGGGCGTCGAAAACCTTGGGCGTCAGGTCCATGTAGGCGACATGCAGGTCTTCCCCGTAATCCGGGTGCATGAGCCATTTGAGGTGCGGAAGCTGGTTGTAGGGCACGTAGGCCCAGAGTTCCTGGCCGAGTTCAAATTCTATCCGGCCATCAAGCGCGTCGTCGAAAGTGCGGGTTCCGGCGTTCCAGAAGCCGCCATTGAAGGCATGCAGTATGCCGTCATTGGCTCCGACGTAGACCACTTGGCGTCGGCCCAGGTATTTTGTCAGGAATCTCTCGTAGGTCGTATCATTATATATGAGGTGATAGTTTTCGGCAGGCTTGCCGACCACGGTGGGCGATGAGAAGACAATGTCGCCTAGCCGCCAAGTAATACTCTCCTGTGTGCGGTTTCGAGATTCATCTGGGATCTCTTCCACCGTGGCGTCACCGACATCCATTCCACGGATGAAGTCCACTTGCCGCTTGGCCACGGTAGCCTGGAAGTTAACGAATTCTAGAGGGTTATCTTTTCGGAGATCGTGGATTTTTTTCTGCACTGTATTTGTCAGATCAAGCCCCATCGTCCCGGAAGTTGATTCGTACAGGGTCAGGTAGTTGTGAAAATAATCCGGTGAGTTGAGCTTTGCTTCCTCAGGCTTGGCTGGAAGCGCAAAATCCTGGATTTCTCCATTGTCCTCGTCGGCCACCATGTTCTGGTTTATGTCTACAAAGGTCATGATATAGCGATTCGGCGCAACGGATGCGTAGCTCGATCGCTGCGTGATCGCCTCGTCATTGGTCAGTTTGTTGAGCCAAGTGCTTGCTGACCACTGGAACTCGATGTCGCCTAAGCCGTCCAGGGCCGTGGCATTTCTTTCTTCTTCGTCAATGAGGCCGTTGTCATCTGCATCGGCATGGACGTAAATCTTTTCCCCGGTGAATTCGATGACCCGGCCTGCGGTGTTCTCATCGCCCTGGTCACTACTCTTGATGGCCTCGCGCAGGTTGCCTTGAGCATCCAGCAGATAGGCGTGCACGTCCCCCGACCAGGGCGGGGCGGTTTGGTTTGTCCGGCCGGGCGGGAAAAAGACCGCCTGATACGCAGCCCCTTCGCCGCTGCGCGTCCGGGTCGAGACGGCTGTGGCCGTGCCGGACACGACTGGTGGAGCGTCGGGCAGCAGGGCGCGGGTCAGCGTTGTTTTCAGTTCGTGCCCCGACTGCGGGGTAAAAAAGTTGTCGGGCAGGCCGTCGCCGCCGGAATTGAACTCCTCGTCCAGGTCCGGGAGGTTGTTGCCGTTCAAATCACTGAATTTTCCATGCCGAGCGGCATCCTGCAGGAGATAGCCCGGGCCGTCGGCGAGGGAGACGGCGTAGAAGTCCCAGTTTTGGATTCCCTCCATGTCGTCTTCGGGGCGCAAGTCCGTGGTGTGGCCCAGGTAGGCTGCATCAATGAGAAAGGTGCTTCCGTCCTGGCCCAGGACGTATTGTTTATCATTTCGTTTTATCGCAGCCGTGTTCTTGAATTCGGCGGGAACGCCATGGTCGCTGGAGCTTTCCCCGGCGCTGAACAGGATCACGCTCTGCTTGGTGCAGGGCGCCGTTTGTCCCTTGGACGGAAAGTAAAACGGGTCGTCGGTTTTTTGGCCTCGCCCGCCGTCATGGCGCAGATATTCGTAGACCTCGTGCAGGGTTTTAGCCAGTGGGGCAACGCCCCGTGGATTGACGGAGTTCACGACGCCTATGATTTGCTCAAGTTCGGCAGCGTTGTCGGTCATGGGAAACTGGTGGTGTCCGCCGTCTTCAAAGGTGAACAGCGCGACGCGGGCCTTGTTCTTCGTTGCCTGGAGCAGGCCGCCTTCATTTTTACCTTCGTTCTTGACGCGCAGGGCGTAGCGTTCCTCGCCGGATACAAGCATGAGGCCTTCGTCATCCCGGGGCGTGATGGTGACAGCTCCGTGCAGGGGCGTCATGCCGTCCGTCAGCTCTGTGGCATTAAATGCAAACTCCTCTGCCTCATGGCCAAGTGGTTCAGATTCATAATAGACGCTCCCGTCCTCGAATTTTCCACCGGTCAGCACCTTGCGCGCCACATCGATGCGTAGCATCGCGGCCCAGTTCAGGAAATTGCCGTTCCATTCCCCCGTGGCATTATCCGCAAAAAAATGCGGCGTGTCGCTTTCGGCATTGTAGCTGTAGGAGGAGTGAGGATCGAAGTAGCCATAGTATTCTCGCGTTCCGTTGAACGGATCGGAATAGGCCCGCTTCAGCATGCTTGAGGAGGTGTCCAGGATGAAGGTCAGCGATGGTTTTTCTTCCATGGGCAGGAAGGGCGGCAGCCAGTGGAAATCGGAGGCCCGATACGCTCGCGCTTCGGAGGCAAGGAGGAAGAGTGCGCAGGCGACTATCCAGATCGCATTTCCGATTTTTCTGCTCATTGGTTGACGTGCCTCCAGCCAAGGTCCACTTCCGCTACGCAGTTGCGCGTTCCCTGTCTGTGCGAGCGGATGAGGTAGCTGTTGTAGCTGCCGCCTGAGGCCGCGCCGCCGCCCATGCTCCCGTATCCCGAACCGCCTTGCAGTGCGTTGCCCGGCATCAGCCCCGTCTCGATGAAACCCACCCGCACATGGGTGGCCCCTGCTCCATGGCGGTGCCATGTGACGGGGAAGTCCTCCGGGTTGAAGTCGCGACTGTCTTCCCAGTCTGAGGCGTTGGTGCCGTTGCTGTAGAATGTGGAATTGACGGAGGCGATGGCACTTTCCAGATATTCATGGCCTGCGTTCGCGCCCGAATCCGCCAGAAAAAAGGTGGCTTTACCGTCCTGGCCGTTGGCGGCCATGAGGATGTTCAGATGCGCCGTGTCGCTTGCGGCCAGTCCCATGATCCCGAGTAGGGCGAGGGTGATGATGGCCACGATGAAGACCATGCCAGACTGGTCCGAACAGGTGCCCGGGCCTGGCCTAGAATTTCGGAGAGAAGACATAGACGTACCGTGCGCTCGCGCGTGAGCCGCTGTTGTCCCATGAAAGGATGCAGGTCATCTCCTTGCAACGCTCCACGGGGGTGTTTTCGGCCAGTGTGCAGTTCATGGTAAAACGGACGCCATCAATGACGCGGCGTGCGGCGGTGTCCGTCAGGGCATTGAACGTCTGGGCGGAATACTGGGCGCGGGTGGCATTCTCCAGAAATTCCTCCATCAGAAAATTTGCTCGGGAGATGTGACTGGCGCGGACATCCTGCACCGAGGCCCGGGCGATGACAGCGGCGATGCTCATCAGGCCGATAGCCAGAATGGCCGCCGCCATCAGGACCTCGATGAGCGTGAAACCGGAAGGGGCGTTTTCTTCCCATCGCGCGTGAGACGGACCCTCGGAGACAAAAATCGGCTTTGCGGTCTTGAACAGGCGCTCTGTGGAAACGACACGGCAAAACGTTGACGCCTCCTTGAAGAAGGGCCTCCATGACTTTTTAACCATTTGAAAGCTCAGGATTTTGCGCCATTGTCCGACATGGTTCGCCTTCGCGACGTTTTACAGGGAATTCCGAGAGGGGAAGGCCGGACATCTGCCGCTTCACTCCGTGACCACGCTGCCCGATGGCCGTACCTTCACCGTGCGCGACAGTCCGGTGTTGTTTTGGATGACGACGGACCCGCCCACGGAAGCCCTTCCGAAACCATTGAAATGGGTGGTGAAGGATTTTGCGTGGGTGACCTGGTTTCTCAAGTCCGCGAGATCAAAGCGCCATAGCAGGGTGTTGTCGCCGCGCACCCTGATTTCGCAGGCATTCTGCTCCGTGTCGCATTCAAACCGGATTTGTACGTTTCGCTTGATGGCCTCAAATCTGGCATGTCTGCACATGCTGACAATGGTCCTGGCCGCGCGGTTGACTTCGGCTCCCGGCAGGGCGGCGAGCAGCGTCGTGCCGCAGATGCCGGCCAACACGGCCGCGATGGCCAGGACCACCAGGGTTTCGAGGAGCGTGTAGCCTTTGTTCACGGCATTTTTTCCATTTGCGTGTTCCTGCACCAGACGATGGTGGACAGCGTTCGATTGCCGACGCCCAAGCGGGCACGGGAGTGGTCGGGAATCGCGGTGATCTTCACGCGCACGCCACGGATCTTCTCCGTATGTTCATGAGGTTCGTTGATGACTGTGCCGTTCGCGTCGAGATAGGTGA is a genomic window of Desulfomicrobium baculatum DSM 4028 containing:
- a CDS encoding pilus assembly protein; the protein is MSRKIGNAIWIVACALFLLASEARAYRASDFHWLPPFLPMEEKPSLTFILDTSSSMLKRAYSDPFNGTREYYGYFDPHSSYSYNAESDTPHFFADNATGEWNGNFLNWAAMLRIDVARKVLTGGKFEDGSVYYESEPLGHEAEEFAFNATELTDGMTPLHGAVTITPRDDEGLMLVSGEERYALRVKNEGKNEGGLLQATKNKARVALFTFEDGGHHQFPMTDNAAELEQIIGVVNSVNPRGVAPLAKTLHEVYEYLRHDGGRGQKTDDPFYFPSKGQTAPCTKQSVILFSAGESSSDHGVPAEFKNTAAIKRNDKQYVLGQDGSTFLIDAAYLGHTTDLRPEDDMEGIQNWDFYAVSLADGPGYLLQDAARHGKFSDLNGNNLPDLDEEFNSGGDGLPDNFFTPQSGHELKTTLTRALLPDAPPVVSGTATAVSTRTRSGEGAAYQAVFFPPGRTNQTAPPWSGDVHAYLLDAQGNLREAIKSSDQGDENTAGRVIEFTGEKIYVHADADDNGLIDEEERNATALDGLGDIEFQWSASTWLNKLTNDEAITQRSSYASVAPNRYIMTFVDINQNMVADEDNGEIQDFALPAKPEEAKLNSPDYFHNYLTLYESTSGTMGLDLTNTVQKKIHDLRKDNPLEFVNFQATVAKRQVDFIRGMDVGDATVEEIPDESRNRTQESITWRLGDIVFSSPTVVGKPAENYHLIYNDTTYERFLTKYLGRRQVVYVGANDGILHAFNGGFWNAGTRTFDDALDGRIEFELGQELWAYVPYNQLPHLKWLMHPDYGEDLHVAYMDLTPKVFDARIFVMSDGVTSVDEARYPGGWGTILVAGMRMGGAAMEVDIDKTDGDDFKEGLDRTVSSAYVIMDVTDPESPPNVLAEISLPGQGFTTCIPAVMPMSSPNAQNADENKWYLVFGSGPADASGRADRSTLMREKSDQPGKLFVLDLSALYVEKAVKTVDSTGLASSQGDPFAFTEAGSFISGPVGVDLDIPSKNSTGKLSTDLVYFGTVAGDSASPAGKVYRLRTGNGPPDGWQTSTLVDVAEPVSAAPSVAMDEQGSLWVYFGTGRFFNRDDIPQTVPMGFYGIREPETAGTRTWDTVFTSLLFDSSKVAVTRGTCGEGKFSEDCVEIIQMDESSNATRDWAWLTSAQEQAPGWKQTFSAAGERVLGQAAVLGGSVVFTSVIPAQEICAAGGASRLWSLSYKTGTPYFWPSLEHPGGNFPAFVELGQGLAARPILHVGEKRAVKAFTPLTSGEIFAPEVDPSLTFKSGGLFWRKNTY
- a CDS encoding pilus assembly PilX family protein, translated to MVFIVAIITLALLGIMGLAASDTAHLNILMAANGQDGKATFFLADSGANAGHEYLESAIASVNSTFYSNGTNASDWEDSRDFNPEDFPVTWHRHGAGATHVRVGFIETGLMPGNALQGGSGYGSMGGGAASGGSYNSYLIRSHRQGTRNCVAEVDLGWRHVNQ
- a CDS encoding type IV pilus modification PilV family protein encodes the protein MVKKSWRPFFKEASTFCRVVSTERLFKTAKPIFVSEGPSHARWEENAPSGFTLIEVLMAAAILAIGLMSIAAVIARASVQDVRASHISRANFLMEEFLENATRAQYSAQTFNALTDTAARRVIDGVRFTMNCTLAENTPVERCKEMTCILSWDNSGSRASARYVYVFSPKF
- a CDS encoding GspH/FimT family pseudopilin codes for the protein MNKGYTLLETLVVLAIAAVLAGICGTTLLAALPGAEVNRAARTIVSMCRHARFEAIKRNVQIRFECDTEQNACEIRVRGDNTLLWRFDLADLRNQVTHAKSFTTHFNGFGRASVGGSVVIQNNTGLSRTVKVRPSGSVVTE